Proteins encoded together in one Musa acuminata AAA Group cultivar baxijiao chromosome BXJ3-6, Cavendish_Baxijiao_AAA, whole genome shotgun sequence window:
- the LOC135640114 gene encoding uncharacterized protein LOC135640114: MFKNWIRSPSIPPHRAPQLHHAPLRRLRRQPMASPLLLLRTISSFSPLRVLLLLSAVLILSFLLFVPKPLLRPPDGAATPRPPAPTPTSPRHLLFGIASSSRSWPRRKPYLRIWWRPGLMQGAAFLDSPSAPASGDDDDSRLPPARVSADASNLPYAYKGGLRSAVRVARIVKELIDGVVGNDSSPVARSDDIRWVVLGDDDTLFIPENLAETLARYDWEQWYYVGAGSESVEQNAKHSFSMAFGGGGFAISYPLAKALARVLDSCLVRYAHLYGSDDRVFSCLAELGVGLTHEPGFHQFDLRGDIFGILSAHPLSPLISLHHIDRVEPIFPGMTHVAALDHLFKAVNIDPGRILQQTICYDSTKLLTVSVSWGYVVQVFEGNQLLVDLLSLPQTFTPWRRGRNSSLIPYMLNTRELNKDPCKRPDIFFFESVALNKEKIQSNYTRHAFGNCQQKMSPAKDLKQIRVFSQQLRRQSGLAIRRECCDVSQTSSETVMEINIRKCKDDELIAMHW; encoded by the exons ATGTTCAAGAACTGGATCCGCTCACCTTCCATTCCCCCTCACCGGGCCCCACAACTCCACCACGCCCCACTGCGCCGCCTCCGACGCCAGCCGATGGCATCGCCCCTTCTCCTCCTTCGAACCATCTCCTCCTTCTCTCCCCTCCgagtccttctcctcctctccgcCGTCCTCATCCTCTCCTTCCTCCTATTCGTCCCCAAACCCCTCCTCCGCCCCCCGGACGGTGCCGCAACCCCGCGGCCGCCGGCGCCCACCCCTACCTCCCCCCGCCACCTCCTCTTCGGAATCGCCTCCTCCTCCAGGTCTTGGCCTCGCCGCAAGCCCTACCTCCGCATCTGGTGGCGCCCGGGCCTCATGCAAGGCGCTGCCTTCCTCGACTCCCCCTCCGCCCCAGCTTCCGGTGACGACGATGACTCGCGCCTCCCCCCCGCCCGCGTCTCTGCAGACGCCTCCAACCTCCCGTACGCCTACAAGGGCGGCCTCCGCTCCGCCGTCCGCGTCGCCCGGATCGTGAAGGAGCTCATCGACGGTGTTGTCGGCAATGACTCCTCACCCGTCGCCCGCAGCGACGACATCAGGTGGGTCGTGCTCGGCGACGACGACACGCTGTTCATCCCGGAGAACCTCGCTGAAACCCTGGCGAGGTACGACTGGGAGCAGTGGTACTACGTCGGCGCGGGGTCGGAGAGCGTGGAACAGAACGCGAAGCATTCCTTCTCGATGGCATTCGGGGGAGGGGGCTTCGCGATCAGCTATCCGTTAGCGAAGGCTTTGGCTAGGGTTTTGGATTCTTGCCTTGTGAGGTATGCCCATTTGTATGGGAGTGATGATAGGGTCTTCTCCTGCTTGGCCGAGCTTGGAGTTGGGTTGACACATGAGCCGGGGTTCCATCAG TTTGATCTTCGTGGAGATATTTTTGGGATTTTGTCAGCACATCCATTGTCTCCTCTGATATCACTTCATCATATCGATCGTGTGGAACCAATATTCCCAGGCATGACTCATGTAGCAGCCTTGGATCATCTATTTAAAGCTGTAAACATTGATCCAGGCAGGATTTTGCAGCAAACTATTTGTTATGACAGCACAAAATTGCTTACTGTTTCGGTTTCCTGGGGATATGTGGTCCAGGTTTTTGAAGGCAATCAACTTCTTGTAGATCTGCTTTCTTTGCCACAAACATTTACTCCATGGAGGAGAGGTCGTAATTCTTCTTTAATTCCATATATGTTGAACACCAGGGAGCTCAACAAAGATCCATGTAAAAGACcagatattttcttttttgagagtGTGGCTTTGAATAAGGAGAAAATACAGAGCAATTACACAAGGCATGCATTTGGAAATTGCCAACAAAAAATGAGTCCGGCCAAGGATCTTAAACAGATCAGGGTGTTCTCACAACAACTCCGTCGTCAGTCTGGGCTG GCCATACGACGAGAGTGCTGCGATGTTTCACAAACATCTTCTGAAACAGTCATGGAGATAAATATCAGGAAATGTAAAGATGATGAGTTAATCGCGATGCATTGGTAG